In Brassica napus cultivar Da-Ae chromosome C2, Da-Ae, whole genome shotgun sequence, the sequence ttttcaaaaaaaatactaaagttTTTACTTAACTGTTTAAAGCCCCTAAAAAATCAGAATCGGCATTCTTCTATTATTAATGTCTTTATATGAGAATggtctttgaatttttttgcagAATGAATTGTTTTCGACCATACCTGCAAAGCAGAGAAGACCAGAAGCAACACAAGCTTACACCACAAGAAACAAATACCAACTTCAAGAAGCATTCAATGGAAGTTTCATTTTGGAGAAACTAGCTTACCCAATCTCTAGAGGGCATTTGAGCTTACTCAACACAAATGTAGATGACAACCCATCAGTTACCTTCAACTACTTCAAACACCCACTGGATCTCCAACGCTGCGTTGAAGCCATCCGTCTGGTTTCAAAAGTTGTGACGTCTAAGAGGTTCCTAAACTACACCCAGTGCGACAAGCAAAACGTCCACAAGATGCTTAGCTTGAGCGTCAAGGCAAACATCAATCTAAGACCAAAGCAAGTGAATGATACCAAATCAATGGCTCAGTTCTGTAAAGACACCGTTGTCACAATCTGGCACTATCATGGTGGTTGTCTTGTGGGTAAAGTCGTGAACCCTAACCGCAAAGTTCTCGGTGTCAACAGGCTAAGAGTTATTGATGGTTCCACATTTGACGAGTCTCCAGGAACCAACCCGCAAGCCACAGTTATGATGATGGGAAGGTAAATCGAAATCAAATACCaacataattaattaatcaaagCTCTTTTGAAGTTCAGTATATAAACAGAATGAGTTGTAAATCTTTGCAGATACATGGGAGTCAAGATCCTTTGGGAGAGACTTGGAAACAAGGCAGGTGTTTAGTTTACAGCAGCATAACTTGTACTCTCTCTGGTTATTTTGATAATAGATTCATCGTAATATATAGGATCAGGTTGTCTAGTGAATTGTGTAACCCTTTTGGGGGAATTAGAGTTGTTGCTTGCGTCAAAAGATAATTCCTGACCTGATTTTGTTTTCAGCTTAACTCCAGCATTTTCCCAACCTAAAGCAATTTATAATCTATGTATGATCCTTTTGgtaatatatttaaacataaagaAACTAAATCGGTTAACAAACAAGTAAACAAGAAGGAATGACCTTTGGACtttatgaaaaattataagacgttaaagaagaaaaagctgaaaactaaaactaaatttggaacaaaatggtaaaaaatactGCTACTATTACGAGGATAGATTTGGACAATCTGAGAAACTATAGCAAAGAAAAGAGCCGTGGTAACACGAAAACAAATTAAACCTAAACTTTGGATAGTGTGTACAAAAACCAAAAGACTAGTTATCTGGTTCATTGCATTCTTGTGTCCACAGAAACTTTTTCTTCTCAAGCTTGATAGGCATGTCCATAAACATCTGACTCTATTTCTGATGAACATGACCATCAATATTAAGGTATTCGTCTCCTTGTTCTAATAAATCTCCGTACGAATAGCAACCAAATTGCTGCTGGAGAGCTATAGTTTGACACATGGCAAGATTCTGATGATGAACTAAGTTAAGTTCAGCCTGAGTACAAGCAATCTGGTGCTTCAGATCAAGCATGATCTTGCAAACTCCCCAAACTGGATCTCGAGCACGAGCATTAGCATGGAAGATAAGATTATTCATAGCTATGTCCCGTTGACATTCTTCAACTCCTTTGATGAACTTTGTGATGTTGCTTACTCCAAACAGTTTATGGGCGTTTAGAAactgattttgtttttcttgtggGAAGTAACGAGCGAGAATACAGTGTTCGGTGCACTTTTTCCTCTGGTATTTACAAGCAGCGCAAGCCGTggtagaggaggaggaggagccacCGTGGAATTTGCTTAAGGACATTAGTTTTCGTGATTGGGGGAGATTTGTTAGGGTTTCGAAAAGAGGTTAATTACCTTGATTTACTCCGTAAAAAGAAGGATAAAGAGAAGATCGAGGAGAGAGTTGAGTTGTGGATAGAGAAAATTTTGGAGACGGTTTATAGAGAGAGTTTGATTagggaaaaaaaagtttttgttagTTAAATAGAGTacccattaatatctatttccTGATATTGTTctgaattttaaattatttattatatactcaGAAGCTATCTGTTAGAAATTCTGATTTTATCAGATTTTTTAGATGAATTTACTAAATGATTGATTTAACTATTGGATAATGTTAATAGGATTTATCTGATCATTTATTTATAAgtaaatctatttatttataataacgGATTGCACTTTTAGGGGTTCTGGTAGGTAAATtgcaaaaacaatattaaagcgtagtttaaaaaaatggaaaattggaaaaaatggACACTTTGAACTTAGATTTGTCCCAATAagatttttagaacattatTTAGGGAAAGATGATTTAGATTAATTTTAGTACCATTATACCCTTAAATTATTCAATTTCTTTAATTAAAaaccaataaataaaatatttcgtagttgatttaatattaaaattaaaaatattaaaaacagaaggaaaaaataaacccactagagaaaaaaaaaacacttaaatGGTTTTACCCTAATTTTTCTTTCGCTTTACTCCTTTCTCTAACGTAACTTCAACCTTTATCAATGGCGATTAGGGTTATGGAGAATCCTTGTTTCATCGGAAATCATCTCTTTCCCTCTAGCGTCTTCGAAAATCTTcgatttgttcaatttttttttaaaaatcagtgatttttttcttatgggTTTGTATAGAAAATCATTCTaggtttgtttcttctttgattCATCTATTTTTGATCGATCTATctaggatttagggtttcttcTTCTGTGTTTATCGAATCTGTTTtacaatgattttttaatttttttgatatgtTTCATTGAAAAGAAAATCGTTTTCTTCTTAGATGATGAGTCTGTTgagaagaaggaagaggagaaagaagaagaggataaaGGAGAAGGGACTTTGACTTGAGGTATTATCTTTTAGTATCTAACGTTTTGTAAGTTTGTGTTGATACTGGACTTGAGCCTTGAGGTATACTCTCAAAGACTCTGAGCACTGCTTACTTGCTTAGTGACTTAGTGTTGTCGAGAGAATGTTGTTATCATATCTCTGTTCTTGCAttgca encodes:
- the LOC106380388 gene encoding LOB domain-containing protein 7, with product MSLSKFHGGSSSSSTTACAACKYQRKKCTEHCILARYFPQEKQNQFLNAHKLFGVSNITKFIKGVEECQRDIAMNNLIFHANARARDPVWGVCKIMLDLKHQIACTQAELNLVHHQNLAMCQTIALQQQFGCYSYGDLLEQGDEYLNIDGHVHQK